The genomic DNA AATCGattcaaaatcaaaattTAGCTACGTaaattgattgattcttGTTTATTCAGCAGATGGTATGTTATATTCGGCCGTTGGAAGATACAGCTTAGACGAGGTCGCAATATGGGATAATCTGAGTATTCGGAAGAGCATCCAGTGACGTGCTCAACGAcattgctgatgatgaggaattCCCAAATAACCATCCACGTGATCACCACATGGTTCCAAAGCTGATCAGGTCACCAGTATGATACGATCATATGCCACGTCATTGTCCCATCATTTCCTTTTGGCTGGTTTACGTTTTTCGACCCAAGTGAGATTTGAGAATTCCGACTTTTACTTTCAAAGATCCCAATAGCTGCTATATCGATACACAAGACATACCTCCCTTATCTGGACTTGTCTCCCAACTCATCCTCGGCGTCGTATCAACCAAGCTTCCCGATAGACCGCTCAAGATGccagcttcatcctccatccttACCCGTCCAGCCTTTCCTCCATCCCTCGCCAGACGATTGGCCAAACGACGTATCAACCCCTCCCGACCTCTTCACACTTCCTCACCAATCCTCAACGTCTCAGTCAAACCTGAACCATCTACAATCCCACCTTCCACCGCTCTATCCGCACTACTATCAAGActatctttaccttccaatgATCCCTCACTACATCCCACTCTGATAGCCTGTCTAACCCATCCATCATACTATTccgctcaagctcaatcgaACACTAACGAAATACCAGAACTTGAAGTGGTCGACTCtgaatcctcctcctcctcctcatcttcctcatcaactaCAAAAAGCGATAACGAGCTCTTGTCCACATTGGGTAATTCATTATTAGGTCTATTCGCCAGTGAACATATCACCCAGCTTTATCCACTACTACCAACTCAAGCGGTTAAAAACGCCATAACGGCCTATGTGGGTCCATCAACATGTTTGTCCGTAGCTAGAGAGCTAGGGGTGAGCGTACAAGGAGGTGGAAATAACGGTCAAGTACCTGGTTTAGGTAGAGGTTCAAACTCTGCTGGTTTACCTATCAGATGGTCCAAAGTGTATTTGCAAGAGAAAAATTATCAGGATAACATTAGAGGCGAGAATGTACCATCGAAAGGACCCGAGAAAGTTCCTGTTGCAAGGAGGTTTCAGAAATTCttagagaagaaagagaatgaagagaaagatttATCATCGGAAGAgataggaggaagaaggaatagagAGAGTTTCGAGGATGTCGTTGCTTCTACGGTTAGAGCTTTCGTAGGGTTGATTTACCaagaacaggtgagtggTCATCTGCATGATCGcacctcatctcatcttcacatgATCAGACCATAACATATCATGGGACCATGTCCCGTCAATTATATGTATCCTGAATAACATAtaattatatatatactatcAAAATTGTGCTGACATACACTTCATTCTATTAGGGAGTTCACGCCGCTCGATCATTCGTCCACGCTCATTTCCTCTCGCGTTCCATTGACCTTTCCTCATTATTCAACTTCAAAAACCCCCTTCACATGCTTTCCTCGGTCATCTCCTCCCATCTCTCCTCAGCCGGTGTACCCATCTCAGCCAACCAGGGTGTCATCGAAAAGAGGTTATTGGCATCTACCGGTGTAAATTCGCAATCGCCTTTATTCCTCGTCGGTCTATTCTTACCATCAGGTATAAAATTGGCTGAAGGTCATGGATCGTCTAAGGCCATGGCTGAATACAGAGCTGCTAAGAATGCTTTGTTGAGTTTATTCTTAGttagatcagatcaatcaaattcTTCGGAACAGACGGGGTTAGGGCTTGGGTCAATTGGTTTGCCTAGTTCGTTATATGCTTCGTCGGAGAGGTGGTTGAGTAATGGGAAGATCAGTGAGAatgtagatgagaaggagatgagttATAGAGGCGTAAACTGGGGTGGGAAGGAGGTTATAGCGGAAAGTAGAGATTTGAGAAGAAAGTTGTAGAGTACATAGGGTATCATTCgtgcatacatacatatatacatatactaATGACCGGAtataggtgatgatgatgataactcAAGTTCGTATTCACATTCCACCGATCCATGCTTAGTGTTAGGCGGGCATGGACATTCCAAGATtagttgatgatcttttgatGGCATGTTCGTTCATTCATATTTATCTTGTCTACTGCTTTGATTGAATGTTCCGGCCGGACaagaaaggggaagaagattcGACATGTGACATGTGTGCATTATATTCATCTCTGATCGTTATGATATGTAGAACAATCCTCTTCCCAAGTCACAGCAATCGACAGCTCTAAGTTACAGGATATCGTACCTATCGTTTGCAAACAAGAACATATCAGTCCAACAGGTTACACCATGACAGGGGAAAAGACATGAAATTATCGAAGCACAAAGAGATAAAACGAAGAGTAATCGAATACTCACAAATATTACAACATATCTTATCTACTGTCTCTTTCTATTCCATCTGCAGACTTCACTTGATTGGATTTGGGCTATTTCTGAGGTACGGGCGAAATGACATTCTCATGTATATCGTCTTGCATGAGATTCTCAATCGCGGTTTCCAAATTATCGATTCGGTGGGACATCTCGTTCACTACAAACACAAAGATATAATCAGCAAGGGGCGTACATGTATCAAGGCCGAGTTGAGCGATgggtatggtatggtagaTTTCGGTATGTGGACAGATGATGGAGTTTGGTTGTTCAAGGAGGAAATTATTGAGAAGACTCACTTCGTGCTCTGAGAGTAATAAATGAGTATATTTCAGCTCAAGGACTACTATCGCTAGTAGACGAAGATAGGAGTGGGATGAAGGATCAGTAAAAACTCACAATACCTGATCACTCATTTCGTCAAATCTCGATTCCAACTGAGCCAACAGCGTATCAACCTAGTAGATATAATCAACCATAAACCATTAGCTTGGACTCATCAAGGACACATGGCCTAGTAAAGTCAGTCTCAACTTACAAATCCACATAATTCACCAGGGCTAACTACATCTTTCACTCCCGCACCTGCGTTCGCGGCATTAGCACCTTTGGCAGGACTGGAGGAATTGGGTTTATTGATAGTTGATAATCGcttggtggatgatgaagaaggtacCAAAGCAGCGGttgaaggttgttgttgggCAGCGGTGGACATTTTGGTATTGCCTTGCTGCAGGCTGAGAGTTGACTATGGATAGAGGGCTGTGGATGGGTTTCTCGGATGAATGATTATGCTTGAATTGACcgtcgatggatgatgtctGATGCGAGAATTGGAAAGTTGTGTACAGTAGAACAAAACTCGAGGT from Kwoniella mangroviensis CBS 8507 chromosome 1 map unlocalized Ctg02, whole genome shotgun sequence includes the following:
- a CDS encoding mitochondrial 54S ribosomal protein mL44, encoding MPASSSILTRPAFPPSLARRLAKRRINPSRPLHTSSPILNVSVKPEPSTIPPSTALSALLSRLSLPSNDPSLHPTLIACLTHPSYYSAQAQSNTNEIPELEVVDSESSSSSSSSSSTTKSDNELLSTLGNSLLGLFASEHITQLYPLLPTQAVKNAITAYVGPSTCLSVARELGVSVQGGGNNGQVPGLGRGSNSAGLPIRWSKVYLQEKNYQDNIRGENVPSKGPEKVPVARRFQKFLEKKENEEKDLSSEEIGGRRNRESFEDVVASTVRAFVGLIYQEQGVHAARSFVHAHFLSRSIDLSSLFNFKNPLHMLSSVISSHLSSAGVPISANQGVIEKRLLASTGVNSQSPLFLVGLFLPSGIKLAEGHGSSKAMAEYRAAKNALLSLFLVRSDQSNSSEQTGLGLGSIGLPSSLYASSERWLSNGKISENVDEKEMSYRGVNWGGKEVIAESRDLRRKL